Part of the Melopsittacus undulatus isolate bMelUnd1 chromosome 7, bMelUnd1.mat.Z, whole genome shotgun sequence genome is shown below.
CCACATCCAGGCACCTCTGATGCAGCAATACAAATGGCAGCTGAATGAAAGATTTGTGTGCAACCTGAGATAGGCTATTGATGCTGTTAACTCTCATCTTTCCCATGAGGCTCACCATTAACATCCCTTTTAATATGGAGAAAGCTTTGGTGGGAGAGggatgtaatttttctttgggGCATCTTTCTTCAATTAAACGAATACTCcatgaagcagctgctgctgtaggTATTATTAGATTTACTCGTGCATTTTCAACATGTCAATTATTCTGTGGGACaatacagttctggtgtcattTACTCTGATCTGGTGCTTTTCTGCAACCCCTTAAATACAGATTCTACAAGGCACAAAACCACATTTGTGTGATCTGCCTCCACATTACCTCCCTTGAATTATGTCCCTACCCCTGACCAGGTCCCAGCACAGGAAATTAAGAGTGGGCTGGGAGCCCCAATAGGCAGTGGAAGCCAATAAGCCCAGCTCTGGATCTGGGTCTGCACATGCACCCTAGAGCCCCACCATTTACCAGGCTGTGCACACCCTATCTTCAGTGTGCTCTCTGCCCTCAATGCCACCGGTGTCCCCTCACAGCCATAGGGGTCCCCCTGCAcctcccctgctcccccagATGCTGAACAGGCTGTGTGTAAatcagggctgcagcacccaagACGTGCCTGTATCTGCAGGACGGCTGAGACCCTCTGCCCATGCAGAGTGAGACCCATGCCTATGATGCAGAATACCATTTGGCTTCTAAAACTGAATTCAGTGCCTTCAGAGGCAGCCCCATCTCACCTCCTGTCCCTGCgtggctggacagggtgctaaTTTTGACTCCTTTGGAGCAAGGCATGCATTAGTCATCAggtcatttattttattatgacTTTCACCCTAATCCTGATAATACTCCAACTCCAGTCAAAGATCAAATAGCAACGAAAGGGAACAGGGATGCAgaattctttcttattttaatctGAGTAAAGGTATCTCACATAAAGGCATTTAATTGCTTAAAGGAAAAACTGGTACTACTAATTGGTTTACAGTTCTAGGAGTAAAACAGCCTCAACAACTGACTCCCAGTCATCGATTTACAAAATCATTCCTCAACAATCTGCTGATTCTGTCTCATTTCATGGACCAGAAGCTTTTTTCTAATGTGATGGCTGGCAAAAGATCCCTTCAGCTCATTTTTAAAGGCAGATCACGCAGCCTTAAGCACTTAATTCTGATTATGAATTACTGGAACATTGCAACCCAAGTCATCATGCACTTACTTGCTGATTAATGGTCTCCAGgcatcttaaaaataaacaggggGAGACACCACATATGACAAGGAGGGTTTTATCATGATAATTTCTGCCCTTGACTGCTAACCCAGAGCTCCAGTGAAAAGATCCATCCCCAGGTGCCCAGACAGTCTGAGCAGAGAGCAGGGACACAAAGGAGGCTTGTGCTGTTCCCCTTCCACACCACTTCCATTTAATAGAATCTCAGAGACTATGAGTTGCAGGGCCCTGCTCCCAAGGGAGGAGTAAACATGGAAGAGCTGGAGTGAAACAGACATCGTTTGAAAAAGGAATCGGAGGGAGAAGGGGACAGGACTCCCAGGAATGGAGAAATCACAAAGGcacagggaagaagagaggCAGATACAATGCagtggagggaggaggaggagggtacCTGGATGCCTTTGCCACCTGGGtcaagaggaagagaaggatgaTTTGGTGGGATCCCGCCTGTAGAGGAGACAACAGGGACTCGGTGATGACTCCCActgaggaggggaggaagggacaCATACCTGATTTTCGTCACCCTGAAATTCAAACCCTGGGTCTAGTCAAGGACCAGATAAAAGGGATAAAAGATGCTAATTCCTGTGGAGATTTACTGTGCAGCACCAAGCCATGGCACTGTGCTAAGGACAAAGGagattttaagaaaaacaagcttGGGATAAGGCATGACAGGACTGCGATGGGACCAGGTGTCATGCTGAAGGGTAGCAGAGAAGCCCGGGAGGCAGGGAAGGCAGGTCTATCCCGGCCCTTCTGCACTATAGACCGCTACAGGAACAATGAACTAACAGGAAACCCGTGGCTCTTGTGTGTTCTCCACCTACATGGTCCAACTGCACTCTGCCTTTGTGTGAAACACAAgtgggcaggggcaggagcagtgTTGACTGATCAGCACATCCTCACCAAAGCAGTTTCTGCCTGTCTGGTTGGGATGGTTTTTAGGAGCAACTCAACTGCACAGATCTCAGTGCTTCATCTGATTTCAAAAACGTGTTTTCTTGCCTGTTTGGTGAACCAGCTCCTAAAcaatacaaaattaaacaaaatagcCATGAGCTTGCTAAGATCTCACAGTCACTGGCTCAGTGGAGCTGAGTGACAAAAGCTGCAGAGTcccttttgtgctgctgctcttaagagcaggagctggagacaGGTATCAGAAGGACCTACTTCAGCAAAAGACCAGCTGACACATCCTTCTGAGCACAAAGATAACCATGGAAGAACAACCAAAATCACCTCTGCACAATTGTGCTTCAATTCCTAACTCTCCTAAGCCACAAAAATAACCACTCTGGATCTAAGTTATAACAAGAACAAGAAGATGCATTTCATGCAGTTTACCACAAGTTCACCCCAAACTGTGGAGGGAGGATCACACAGTACACCCTAAGGTGTATTTTGTGAAATTAAGGAATATTTTAAGCCAAGTCAACGACAGCAAagactttttctctttttccactggaaattAGTCCTGTGCTATTAAACcttaaatttccttttaatttttatccaTAACATAGGTGCATAGCaaataaattagaaatgagGGGATTGTACATCCCCTGAAAATCAGAAACTACTCCTGCCAGGTCTCACATGAACATCACTTTCATGGCAGTCCCAGCCTATTTAAGCACCACTACTTAAAGGGCTGACTGAAAGCTTTCCATCCTCCAGGACTATCCTCCAGAGGCATCTCTTTCTCTGCATCTcttcctctgtgcctggcacagCTCCACAAATCAGCCAGCACAGACATGCAGAGATGCAAAGCATGACTTATGGGTGGGTGACGCCATcccacagcagctgagctgtgctgcttcctgcagacCCAGGCATGGACACGAGGCAGGGTGGGAGGAGTGGAGAATTGAAATGGATACCaagctgaaatgggaagagcGGGAAAAGAGGGGTGACCACCCTTTGCTCTGTCACCCCACCCCACCGTCCTGCTTTTTTACATAGTGCTCATAACCACAGCATGCACGCACACGATGTGCAACACAGTCAGGATGTAGGCTTCCAAGTCCTAGACTGTGATTTATCCCTCACTTGCTTGGGATGGACAAACCAACCCTTCTCGCCCAAGGCTCCTGAGCATGCGGAACCAGCAAGTACAATGGCTGCACACACCAAACCTCCCCTTGCTGCCCCAAACTGAGCACAGTGCACAACACCCGCAGTGACTTACCCTGGGGGACACCGAGGGAACTTCATTGCAgatatgcagtgccaccatTTTGCAATAATCCTGGGCTATGCCAGATGCTTTCCATCTCTGGCAGGAGAAGCAAGTGATTCAGACACCAGCTCCAGTGTGGTGGAGCAGCCAGCCACTAGCCAAGGGAACAGTAAGGTCACTTTGCTCATTTCTTCCCACACTGGCAAAAGTCCTTGCAAGACCATCCTCTATTTTTCACCTTTGATTCCAATTCAACAAAGGGAAGGCATGAAAAAATCCTGTTATAAAATAGTAAACAAAATCCGTAGTGTTTAAATGACTTTTGCTACTCCACACCAGCCTATACAGCACAGGAGGTGCTCTCCTATGGAAATCAAACCTCTCCTAAGAATAATGTAAGGCAGTATTATTTATAAAAGTTACAAACTACAACAAGCTTATGTTTCAGTGAGTCCTGCCCCTCCTCGCTCTTGTTATCTCTTATCCTCATTTTTCAACATAGGGACTAATGAGGAATAATTTGAGAATCATACATGATTGGCcttatttgtctttttatacTCAGTCTGTTCCTTCCAGTAATAGCAGGGCAGGCAGTGTGCTTTATCCTGCCCTCCATAAAAGGAATTGGCCACTGATTTCGAAACACCATGGAGTGCACTATGTGTGAGCTGGCTGCCTCACAGCAAAACTACCGAGCATCACTCCAGGCTCCAGCCTGTACTTTATGATGACATACTGGGGAAGCCTGCAGTGAGTTAAAGAGACAAGAACCATGCTCCACAGCAGATAAGTTTTTTCACTGTACATGCTGGATGTGGAAATATGCTGGATGCCACGAGGGTGACAGTGCTTATCCATTCAGGGCTCAGACTTGGCTCTCCCTGAAGCCGGCAGTACTGCTCCTGTTGAAACCAAGAGCTGGGTTTGAATTTCAGCTGATCCTTTTTAAGTAAAGCCTCAAGAGATCTTGATGTGTTACAATGCATTCACAATACACTGCAGTTCAGTGTCCCTTGAAACTCAGGTTTACCATGACTGGGTGGGCTCTGGAAGAAGATGTATCTGCTCCACTGGTATCTAGCTTCACTAAACTCCTATAGCTGCCTATATGATATATGTCATATGTTATGACACAAAAGCATCTTTCCACAACCAGCCCTACTCCAACAGGGAGTCTGGGGAGTGGCACTCAGAGATCAAACAGGAGGCCTGGCCTGTGCCCTTCACACCTGCTCCATAAGCAGctgtctcctgctctgcccagctgacccagcctggccttgccCAAGGTGAACCCGGCTTGCCCATGAGACAGGGACACCGTACAGGTATGACTTACAAACCAGGGAGGGCATGATAAGCAAATGACCTGCACATTGTGAAGCCAGTTATTGGCTACATGAATGATGGTATAAGATACAGCAGTGGTAAGACTTTAAGAAGTACAATAAATACACTGCAAGCACTTCTCTGCATACACAGACCTGAAAATTAAGCTCAGAGGATGCTCTTGGCCCAGCAAGTTGGCCAGACCCTGCACTCCCCTCCTCTAGCAGCACACAGAGCCCCAAAATATGAATGAACTACAGCAATCTGCATcctatttggttttatttgttgccTGGAGAGTGAACGAGCTCTGCTGAGGGTCCCCGGTGCTGCCCACCTACCTCTGGTGACACTGCGACACCGGCTGCCATTTGACGCTGAAGTGAACCCCCGGTACCGCAGCACGAAGAGAAGCCGCGACCCCCGGTGGGGGGTGCAGGCGGCGGGTCCGGCTCCAGACACCGCCCCGAGGGTGGCACCGTGGAGCGGGCTCCAGCCCTGACCCTCCGCTGCGCTGCGGGTCCGGTCCGGGCGGTGCTGTCGGGGGCGCTGGTCGCCGTCGGGGCGGTACCGAGTCCCCGCCCACCGCCGGGTGGCCCCGCGCGGTGCCGGGTGCGCGCGGGCGGTGCCCGGAGCAGACAGCCGGCGCGCGGTGACGGACAGCGGCGGCAGCGCTCGGGAGCGCCCGGCCGGGATGCGGTCCCCGCTCTgacggccccgccgccgcccgctcCCTCCTCGGGGCCCGGACCAGCGGAGCCGGCGGCTCCCGGGGactgcagcccatggcaggCTCCGCGCAGCCCCCGACGGCGGCGGGGGACGGCGGCCTCGACGGCGGGTCCCTGGCGGGGGGCGGCGAGGCTTTCGCGGACCGCTCCCTCAGCCAAGGCTTGAGCGTGCTGGTGGGGCTGGCTCTCTGCGTGACCATGCTGGGGTTGGGCTGCGCCgtggagctggggcagctggGGCATCAGCTGCGGCGGCccgtggggctgctgctggcactgctggggcAGTTCGTGGCCATGCCGCTGCTGGCCTTTCTCCTCGCCCTCATCTTCGCTCTGGATGAAGTAGCGGCCgtagctgtgctgctgtgcggCTGCTGTCCCGGGGGCAACCTCTCCAACCTCATGTTGGTGCTCGTCGACGGGGACATGAACCTCAGGTAGGCGCCCCACTCTCCCTCGCTTGTAGCCGGACGGAGGGCTACGGCGACCCCGGGGCGCGGGCAGGGTTTGCGGGGCACCTGCCGGCGGCTGCGCCGGATTGACGGGCATGGCCCGGCTGGAAACCCGCAACgctgctctcctgcctctcCCGGGGAGGACGGACCTTACGGAACCCGATACACGCTTCTTACCCCCTTCCCTAAGGAGCTTGCCTGCCCGATCCTGGCCGGGGCAGCAAACGGGGGGCTCTTGCCGTGAAAAGCGACCCCGCCGGATAGAGAGCCCCCTTCTCGTGGGGGCTGCCTCCCGGCCAGACGGGCAATGATGCCGTGTCTCTTTGGTCCCCCGGTGCAGCATTATCATGACGGCCTCCTCCACGCTCCTGGCTCTCTTCCTGATGCCCCTCTGCCTCTGGATCTACAGCCGCCCCTGGATCAATACGGCCGTGGTGCAGCTGCTGCCCCTGGGCGCGGTGAGCCTCACGCTAGGCAGCACCCTCCTGCCCATCGGCCTGGGGGTGCTCATCCGGTACCGGTACCCCCGCGCCGCCGACCTCCTGGTTAAGGTAGGCACGGCACTGGTGACGGGGcgcggggggggtggggtgtcCTATGGCAGTGACCTTTCTGGTCCCTCCGAACCGATAGTAGCTTCACACAGGCATATTCCACTACTTAGGTGGGATATAAGGATTTACAGtcttgaaataaaacagaggGACAGAGAGAAggggtgggaaggggcaggTTATCCATCCCCTGCAGCCTGGGAGGCAGCCCGGTCCTGGAGCAGAGGCATTCCCCACATCATActctctcccagctcctgctgcacccAGAGCTAGCAAGACTAACCCACAGGCACGGCGACACTTCCTCAAATACGCAAACAATTTTAGCTTAATCATGAAAGGAGAACCAAAGCACAAGCCCTGGCTCTATCCTTCCCCAGCAAGTCATCCCAAAGCAGAATGATGGAGGGCAAGCTcagccccttccttccctgAGATATGATCAACCACCACCAAAGTTCCGAGGCAAGAGTAAAGCTGGAAATGCAATGCAACCACATTTTGCAGTTTAGACTCTCTATCAACCTTCTACCTGCTCTGCTTATCCTTTTAAACCAATAACCCCCATGTTGTTTATAAATGTATCTGTTGCCAGATTTCCCTGTGGTCCCTCTTGGTGACTCTGGTGATCCTGTTCATCCTGACTGGGACAATGCTGGGCCCAGATCTGATGGCACATATTCCTGCATCTGTCTACGCCATTGCAGTGCTGATGCCCCTAGCGGGGTATGCCTTGGGATACGGCTTAGCCACGGTCTTTAAAATGCCCCCACACTGCAGGAGAACGGTGTCTCTGGAAACAGGGTGCCAAAACGtccagctctgcactgccatCCTCAAACTCACCTTCCCCCCAGAGCTCATTGGGAGCATGTACATGTTTCCCTTGCTTTATGCGCTTTTTCAGTCGGCAGAAGCAGGACTCTTTGTGCTGGTATACAAGATGTACGGCAGAGACAGCTACAAACAAGATATGCTCGGTGAGGAGGAAGACACAGATATATCCTACAAGAAACTGAAGGAAGAGGAGGTTGCTGATACTTCATATGGCACAGTGACCACGGAGGAGCACAGCTCCATTCAAATGGAGCCGACGCAGACAGCGCTTTAAGCAAGACAAGGAGGTGACACCTGCGGGGGGACATGTGATGTGTGTTGCGcttgcagccaggctggggctgtgctcacCTCTGTGCAAGCCGAGCTGCCCAACCTCCATCGTTTCTCCAGCCACTTCCATTGTACAAGGTGTTGTGTGTTTATTACCATGGCAGTCATGTTTCCTCAAATATAGCTAtggataaaattaaaaagcaaaggaaaaagtatCCCTGTGATGATGTGAATAAGTCTTAGCGCAAGGAGGTTCTTGCCCACTGGAGTGCAGCACAAATGGGTATGAAAGAGGATTAGGCAGAAGTAAAGCCAACATGGCACCAGTGCAGATGAACAAACCACCCTTTGTGCGTGTATCTCTGTGACTCTCACCCGCTGTAAAAGCATTGTGCTCGTTGTTCCACCGCAAATACATGGCGCAGCTGAACCAAACCTGTGTTCCCCCGTTGATTAATCCCGCTGGGGCAATTAAGGGCAGCGGGCCCCACGCGGGGATGGGAAGGGGCAGCCAAGGCCGGCGCCCGCCGGGGGCGGGGGAAGCTCAGCACTGGTCCCGCCCCGCCCGGGGTATTTAAGCCCGTCCCCCAGGGGACTCACCCCGGGTGCAGTGGAATGGCAGAGGAGGCGATGGAGAGCTACCTGTACGCTCCATACCACCCCTACTCCTACCGCTACCCGCCGCCCAAGGGCAAGGTGGGGGGCACGGGCGGCTGGAGGCCGCGGGGCAGCAGCTACTTCTCGGGCTATGGGGAAGCGGCAGCGGCCGCCGAGTACTTCGACAACTACCAGCGGGCGCAGCTGAAGGCCATCCTCTCCCAGGTCAACCCCAACCTGACGCCGCGGCTCCGCAAGGCCAACACCAAGGAGGTGGGCGTCCAGGTCAACCCGCGGCAGAACGCCTCGGTGCAGTGCTCGCTCGGGCCCCGCACGCTGCTGCGCCGCCGTCCCGACCCCCCCGGCGGGTCGCGGCACTTGCCGGGAGAGCACGAACCGCCTCAGGAGCAGGGCAGCCCCGCCACCACCAGCACCCGCGCCGTCCGCTTCCCCCGCACCATGGCCGTCTACTCGCCCATGGCGTCCCGCAGACTCACCGCCTTCTTGGAGGAGCCGGAGCGGCGGccgcagcagcaggagaaggtgGCGGTGGCCGTCGAGGAAGAGGCGGCCGCGGTGCAGAAACGAGAGGCGGAGGCGGCGGCCGTGCGGGAGAGCTGGGAGAACCCCCCTGAGGGCGCCGCCGAGCCCTTGGAACAGCGTCCGGCTGCGGCCCCGGAGCTGCCGGCGGCAGAGCCCGAGGACAGCCAGGTGGAGAAGAAAGCGTCTGCGCGGGAAGAGGCCGCGGCCGCCCGTCAGAAGCGGGAGCCGGCGGCGAGCAAGACCCGGCTGCGCTTCCAGGTGAGCGGCGGGCGAGGGGGAGCGGAGGGGGTCCGGGCCGGGAGGCAACTGCCCTGTCGAGTAACGGCTGTCCCCGGCAGTTCCTGGAGCAGAAATACGGCTACTACCACTGCAAGGACTGCAACATCCGCTGGGAGAGCGCCTACGTCTGGTGCGTCCAGGGCACCAACAAGGTAGGGCACGGCAGGCCAGGATCACACCCTCGCCCTCCGGgaccccctcccctccccgctGACCCCGGCCTCGCCCCCAGGTCTATTTCCGGCAGTTTTGCCGGACCTGCCAGAAGTCCTACAACCCGTACCACGTGGAGGACATCACCTGCCAGGTAAGGgacccccagcccagccccgccCCGGGCCGCCCGTCTCCCGGCCGCCGACCGCCGCCTCCTCCCGCAGAGCTGCAAGCAGACGCGGTGCACCTGCCCGGTGAAGATGCGCCACGTGGACCCCAAGCGGCCACACCGCCAGGACCTCTGCGGGAGGTGCAAGGGGAAGCGCCTGTCCTGCGATAGCACGTTCAGCTTCAAATACATCATCTGAATCGATGGCTCTGGTTTTGTTGAGGGATCTTGTAGGAAACTGCGAGTAGAGCAGAttggcttttggttttggtggtggtaTTGTTGAAGGCACTTAGTGAGGTGTAGGTGGGGAAAGCATGCAAATAAAGATACTGCAAAGCATGGTGAGATGATCAGGTGGGTTTATGCCCATTTCAGAGAGTGACTATTGCAACTTCTGTGACTTGCACAGGGGAAGAGCCTACAAATAATGATTTGTAAATCAGCAGTGGTCTCTGGCAGCAGCTGACTTGAGACCTTGTAGAATTTGAGGTGGGAAAGGATGTTTGTTACTGCTCTTCCCCTTGAACTAATCAAACACTCAAAGCTAACATCAAAGTTAGGTAGTAGAGCATCATTCATAAGCAGAACACCTAATACTATTCACTTTGCACACTTGTATTCCCTGTGGTGGAAAGTCTCTGCACCTGTTCTTTATCACTAGCAAATGATTGAGAAATGAAGTATAAAGGCTAGGTTGCTCCTGCAGCTGGTGTGCATTTAGCTAAGCTGGTGCTCCTTTCTGTAGACTAAAGCCAATGAAAGGTGGTTGTTAATACATCATTCGGGGCAGTTCTCACAAATTGCTGAGGAAGGGAGTCACCCCTCTTACGGTCTCTTGGTTGAATGAGTTGCCTGTCTTTACCTCCATAAAGTTATCAGGAGTGATGCCTCAAAGGCTTGAAGTATGGTGCTGCATTGGCCTGGCTTCCTCCTGTACCTTCAGTGATGCACAGGAGCTTACACTTGAAGAGTCTGATCTAGTTATGGTTTAGATGTCTCTGGGAGCTTCCCAGTCACATCCTTCTGAGTTTGGGTTTGCAACTAGGAGTTGTACTTCTGGGGTCAGGTAGTAGTGGCAGCATCAGCAGGTTTACTCCCAGATGGTGCTCTCTCAGGCCT
Proteins encoded:
- the SLC10A4 gene encoding sodium/bile acid cotransporter 4; translated protein: MAGSAQPPTAAGDGGLDGGSLAGGGEAFADRSLSQGLSVLVGLALCVTMLGLGCAVELGQLGHQLRRPVGLLLALLGQFVAMPLLAFLLALIFALDEVAAVAVLLCGCCPGGNLSNLMLVLVDGDMNLSIIMTASSTLLALFLMPLCLWIYSRPWINTAVVQLLPLGAVSLTLGSTLLPIGLGVLIRYRYPRAADLLVKISLWSLLVTLVILFILTGTMLGPDLMAHIPASVYAIAVLMPLAGYALGYGLATVFKMPPHCRRTVSLETGCQNVQLCTAILKLTFPPELIGSMYMFPLLYALFQSAEAGLFVLVYKMYGRDSYKQDMLGEEEDTDISYKKLKEEEVADTSYGTVTTEEHSSIQMEPTQTAL
- the ZAR1 gene encoding zygote arrest protein 1 is translated as MAEEAMESYLYAPYHPYSYRYPPPKGKVGGTGGWRPRGSSYFSGYGEAAAAAEYFDNYQRAQLKAILSQVNPNLTPRLRKANTKEVGVQVNPRQNASVQCSLGPRTLLRRRPDPPGGSRHLPGEHEPPQEQGSPATTSTRAVRFPRTMAVYSPMASRRLTAFLEEPERRPQQQEKVAVAVEEEAAAVQKREAEAAAVRESWENPPEGAAEPLEQRPAAAPELPAAEPEDSQVEKKASAREEAAAARQKREPAASKTRLRFQFLEQKYGYYHCKDCNIRWESAYVWCVQGTNKVYFRQFCRTCQKSYNPYHVEDITCQSCKQTRCTCPVKMRHVDPKRPHRQDLCGRCKGKRLSCDSTFSFKYII